Proteins from a single region of Felis catus isolate Fca126 chromosome B4, F.catus_Fca126_mat1.0, whole genome shotgun sequence:
- the BCL2L14 gene encoding apoptosis facilitator Bcl-2-like protein 14 isoform X1, with product MVNSNTKKSGKVVMCATSAWDLEEIPLDDDDPNSLEFKILAFYAKHHVFKNPPAASSPRPPRTRSLSQRGLGSWPANDSWTQVSRAWRTSPSPEQATNLGKKKSSWRALFGVVEKEENEQSPPTARLEGQAIPELHGPSHSRARSLSNMGQHREHEAEDPQVVSIANRVAEIVHSWPPADEVHGQAGSLKSKGSFVHLFIQRQGFQLPAPSAKKDGEEQIVAQIVELLKYSGDQLERELKKDKALMNSFQDQLCYPVFKIITDQFLRGVDTRGESEVRAQGFKAALAIDVTAKLTAIDNHPMNRVLGFGTKYLKDNFSPWVQQHGGWEKVLGMSHEEVD from the exons GGTCGTCATGTGCGCCACCAGTGCCTGGGACCTGGAGGAGATCCCCCTGGACGATGACGACCCAAACAGCTTAGAATTCAAAATCCTGGCATTCTACGCCAAACACCACGTCTTCAAGAACCCGCCGGCTGCCTCCTCCCCAAGGCCGCCGAGAACAAGAAGTTTGTCCCAGAGAGGACTGGGGAGTTGGCCAGCAAACGACTCATGGACACAAGTGTCACGGGCTTGGAGAACTTCCCCATCCCCTGAGCAGGCCACAAACCTGGGCAAGAAAAAGTCGTCTTGGAGAGCACTCTTTGGAGTGgtagagaaggaggaaaatgaacAGAGCCCGCCTACGGCCCGCTTGGAGGGTCAGGCGATACCAGAGCTTCACGGTCCCAGTCATTCAAGGGCTAGGTCCCTTTCTAACATGGGACAGCACAGAGAGCATGAAG CTGAGGACCCCCAAGTCGTTTCCATTGCCAACCGCGTTGCTGAAATTGTGCATTCCTGGCCCCCAGCCGACGAGGTCCACGGCCAGGCGGGAAGcctcaagtccaaaggcagtttTGTCCATCTGTTCATCCAGCGCCAGGGCTTCCAGCTTCCAGCGCCCAGTGCTAAGAAAG ATGGAGAGGAGCAAATAGTAGCCCAAATCGTTGAGCTGCTGAAATATTCAGGGGATCAGTTGGAAAGAGAG TTAAAGAAAGACAAGGCTTTAATGAACAGCTTCCAGGACCAGCTGTGCTACCCTGTTTTCAAGATCATCACAGACCAGTTCCTAAGGGGTGTGGACACCAGGGGAGAATCAGAGGTCAGAGCTCAGGGCTTTAAGGCTGCTCTTGCAATAGACGTCACGGCCAAGCTCACTGCTATCGACAATCACCCTATGAACAGGGTGCTGGGCTTTGGAACCAAGTACCTAAAAGACAACTTCTCGCCCTGGGTCCAGCAGCACGGTGGATGG GAAAAAGTGCTTGGGATGTCACATGAAGAAGTAGACTGA
- the BCL2L14 gene encoding apoptosis facilitator Bcl-2-like protein 14 isoform X3 translates to MCATSAWDLEEIPLDDDDPNSLEFKILAFYAKHHVFKNPPAASSPRPPRTRSLSQRGLGSWPANDSWTQVSRAWRTSPSPEQATNLGKKKSSWRALFGVVEKEENEQSPPTARLEGQAIPELHGPSHSRARSLSNMGQHREHEAEDPQVVSIANRVAEIVHSWPPADEVHGQAGSLKSKGSFVHLFIQRQGFQLPAPSAKKDGEEQIVAQIVELLKYSGDQLERELKKDKALMNSFQDQLCYPVFKIITDQFLRGVDTRGESEVRAQGFKAALAIDVTAKLTAIDNHPMNRVLGFGTKYLKDNFSPWVQQHGGWEKVLGMSHEEVD, encoded by the exons ATGTGCGCCACCAGTGCCTGGGACCTGGAGGAGATCCCCCTGGACGATGACGACCCAAACAGCTTAGAATTCAAAATCCTGGCATTCTACGCCAAACACCACGTCTTCAAGAACCCGCCGGCTGCCTCCTCCCCAAGGCCGCCGAGAACAAGAAGTTTGTCCCAGAGAGGACTGGGGAGTTGGCCAGCAAACGACTCATGGACACAAGTGTCACGGGCTTGGAGAACTTCCCCATCCCCTGAGCAGGCCACAAACCTGGGCAAGAAAAAGTCGTCTTGGAGAGCACTCTTTGGAGTGgtagagaaggaggaaaatgaacAGAGCCCGCCTACGGCCCGCTTGGAGGGTCAGGCGATACCAGAGCTTCACGGTCCCAGTCATTCAAGGGCTAGGTCCCTTTCTAACATGGGACAGCACAGAGAGCATGAAG CTGAGGACCCCCAAGTCGTTTCCATTGCCAACCGCGTTGCTGAAATTGTGCATTCCTGGCCCCCAGCCGACGAGGTCCACGGCCAGGCGGGAAGcctcaagtccaaaggcagtttTGTCCATCTGTTCATCCAGCGCCAGGGCTTCCAGCTTCCAGCGCCCAGTGCTAAGAAAG ATGGAGAGGAGCAAATAGTAGCCCAAATCGTTGAGCTGCTGAAATATTCAGGGGATCAGTTGGAAAGAGAG TTAAAGAAAGACAAGGCTTTAATGAACAGCTTCCAGGACCAGCTGTGCTACCCTGTTTTCAAGATCATCACAGACCAGTTCCTAAGGGGTGTGGACACCAGGGGAGAATCAGAGGTCAGAGCTCAGGGCTTTAAGGCTGCTCTTGCAATAGACGTCACGGCCAAGCTCACTGCTATCGACAATCACCCTATGAACAGGGTGCTGGGCTTTGGAACCAAGTACCTAAAAGACAACTTCTCGCCCTGGGTCCAGCAGCACGGTGGATGG GAAAAAGTGCTTGGGATGTCACATGAAGAAGTAGACTGA
- the BCL2L14 gene encoding apoptosis facilitator Bcl-2-like protein 14 isoform X2 translates to MSNRIKDRTQRVVMCATSAWDLEEIPLDDDDPNSLEFKILAFYAKHHVFKNPPAASSPRPPRTRSLSQRGLGSWPANDSWTQVSRAWRTSPSPEQATNLGKKKSSWRALFGVVEKEENEQSPPTARLEGQAIPELHGPSHSRARSLSNMGQHREHEAEDPQVVSIANRVAEIVHSWPPADEVHGQAGSLKSKGSFVHLFIQRQGFQLPAPSAKKDGEEQIVAQIVELLKYSGDQLERELKKDKALMNSFQDQLCYPVFKIITDQFLRGVDTRGESEVRAQGFKAALAIDVTAKLTAIDNHPMNRVLGFGTKYLKDNFSPWVQQHGGWEKVLGMSHEEVD, encoded by the exons GGTCGTCATGTGCGCCACCAGTGCCTGGGACCTGGAGGAGATCCCCCTGGACGATGACGACCCAAACAGCTTAGAATTCAAAATCCTGGCATTCTACGCCAAACACCACGTCTTCAAGAACCCGCCGGCTGCCTCCTCCCCAAGGCCGCCGAGAACAAGAAGTTTGTCCCAGAGAGGACTGGGGAGTTGGCCAGCAAACGACTCATGGACACAAGTGTCACGGGCTTGGAGAACTTCCCCATCCCCTGAGCAGGCCACAAACCTGGGCAAGAAAAAGTCGTCTTGGAGAGCACTCTTTGGAGTGgtagagaaggaggaaaatgaacAGAGCCCGCCTACGGCCCGCTTGGAGGGTCAGGCGATACCAGAGCTTCACGGTCCCAGTCATTCAAGGGCTAGGTCCCTTTCTAACATGGGACAGCACAGAGAGCATGAAG CTGAGGACCCCCAAGTCGTTTCCATTGCCAACCGCGTTGCTGAAATTGTGCATTCCTGGCCCCCAGCCGACGAGGTCCACGGCCAGGCGGGAAGcctcaagtccaaaggcagtttTGTCCATCTGTTCATCCAGCGCCAGGGCTTCCAGCTTCCAGCGCCCAGTGCTAAGAAAG ATGGAGAGGAGCAAATAGTAGCCCAAATCGTTGAGCTGCTGAAATATTCAGGGGATCAGTTGGAAAGAGAG TTAAAGAAAGACAAGGCTTTAATGAACAGCTTCCAGGACCAGCTGTGCTACCCTGTTTTCAAGATCATCACAGACCAGTTCCTAAGGGGTGTGGACACCAGGGGAGAATCAGAGGTCAGAGCTCAGGGCTTTAAGGCTGCTCTTGCAATAGACGTCACGGCCAAGCTCACTGCTATCGACAATCACCCTATGAACAGGGTGCTGGGCTTTGGAACCAAGTACCTAAAAGACAACTTCTCGCCCTGGGTCCAGCAGCACGGTGGATGG GAAAAAGTGCTTGGGATGTCACATGAAGAAGTAGACTGA